The Pongo pygmaeus isolate AG05252 chromosome 7, NHGRI_mPonPyg2-v2.0_pri, whole genome shotgun sequence DNA segment CACTATCATTTTCTTTGAATATCCTGTCACGAACAGGTTGAGAGGTATTCTATAGAGATATGAACAAATGTAGTGAGACCATAAAGAAAATTCAACACGAAATTCAAGCTAATGATTACCGCTGAGGAGGGAGGGACAcacagggccttttttttttttttttttttttttgaggtggagtcttgccctgttgccctggctggagggtagtggcgcaatctcagctcactgcaacctctgcctcccgggttcaagcaattctcctgcctcagcctcccaagtagctgggactacaggcatgccacgcctggctaattttttgtatttttagtacagatggggtttcaccatgttagccaggatggtttgatctcctgacctcgtgatccccctgcctcggcctcccaaagtgctgggattgcaggcgtgagccaccgtgcccggcttgttcttgtagttttaaaaattattcagtatctggctgggctcagtggctcacacctgtaaccccagcactttgggaggccaaggcaggtggatcacttgaggtcaggagttcaagaccagcctgaccaacacggtgaaaccctgtctctaataaaaatacaaaaattagctgggcatagtggcacatgcctgtaattccagctactcggaaggctgaggcaggagaatcgcttgaacccgagaggcagaggctgcagagagctgggaTCATGCCTCTGCTCTCccgcctgggcagcagagtgagactgtgcctcaaaaataaataaataaaaattattcaatatttaataaaaatcaatcaaaaagAAATACTGCTCCTAAGAAGCCCTCCAGAAAATATGATGTTTTCCCATGCATtatgcagggtttttttgttggtttgtctTAGTCTGCAGGACTGTTACAGATGCTCAGGCTCTGCACAAATGCTTATGACAGTAGCCATACCCAGCATTTGGTAATGTGTCTTGACAGTGATCATGGGGAGAAACAGACACTCAAggacatcagaaaaaaataagttgagCCTGGTCAGCATATAATTCTGAGCTGTGCTAAAACTACATTTCCTGTAATTGAAAGATAAGTGTAGCTTTCCTCAGTCACTTAGGGATATTTCAGTTCTCTAAGCCTTGGAAGTCTCTAAAATGAACCAAACAGCTGGGCCTGAGTCATAAATTAGAGCTTTAACCTCTGGCTCCAAAACTCCATAATAGATGAGCGCCTGTTTCTATTATGATCCTGTATACTTTGGGGCCATTAGTAAATTACTCAATCTGTATTTTTTCAATCAGATGAGGATAACTATATCCATTTTCTCTGAGATACGATGATgatgaatgaaaaatatttgtgaagtgCTCTGAGCTTCAGGAATGAAGAGCTGTGTGGATTGATGGGTTGTTGCTTTCTCTCTAAATAGACATGGGGTGGCGCTGCCTGGGTGAAAGGAGCTGGTGGAGTAACAGTGTGCCCCGGCTGCCTGGCAAAGGCACTGTTTGAACACCAGGTGGTGTCACTCTCAGCACCAAGCGTCATACTAACTGAAGTAAGCAAGGGTTTGTATGAGTGTCAGTTGAATAGAAGGTTGTGAACACAGCCTCCCAACTAAAACAAGACACGAGAAAGCAATCGCTGAACGTAGTTTGTCTTCAAAACACCTTCAGTGTTTCCATTTGGTGGGTAGACAGTTTTCTCGCCTGCGCCATCCCTGGTTTTCACTGGACTTGGGCTGACTCACAGGGTTGTTTAGCGCTGTAGTGGGTGATGCTTGCTTTTTCTGGCATTTGTCTTTTAGGCCTGGATGAATGAAAAGTTTGCCCCTGAGCTGCTGGAGAGCAAGCCTGAGATTGTAGAATGTGTCATGGAACAGCTGGAGCACATGGTAAGAGTCGCTTGTCTCGGGTTGACAAAGGAGGAAGGTAAAAGCATTTGGTCAGCACACTGAGAGCTTGTGGTCTGATAGCAAATCTGTTTTGTTTGGCTCAACTCACAGTccagttctttaaaaaaacattgaaTTAGTTATCTATGTTTATCAATCTTGAGAGTTCCTGTAAATATCTGGATATTGGCTTCCCATGAAAAGTCGAAAATCCTGCATTTCTGCATGAGAACAGTTGACCAGAGCAGTCCCATGAGAGCTGTCCATCCATGTACTCCCTGCTCCCTACAGCCCCTGACTACCCACCCTTCTCTTGTAGCCTCCCCACCTGGCCCCTGCAAACATTTGAGTTTGTGGTCCCTGGCCTAGATGATCTGAGCGTAAATCATTGTCAGCTTCAGAGAAGctgtaaaatgtggatatttCACAGTTGCTCAGCTGGTGTTTTAATACTGGTTTTTAGACCCGATGGAAGTTTCTTCTGTGTGCTGTATTATCTCCCTTACAATCGGATTGGAGTTCTTCTGGAACCCTCTGGCTGAACAGATTCTATTCAAATGGTCATTTTCTAAAAGTAAATGACTATTGTTTATACTTTAtacaatgataaaatgaaaactcACATGATATTTTTGTTTCCCTTGGACCGAAACATAGTCTGGGTCCTCAACGTTGCCAGTGATGATAGTTGAACATCATGTTTTTTATAAACCTTAGTTTCTCATTTAATAGGAAGAAAATCTCAGGAGAGCCAAAAGGGAGGACCTGAAGGTCAGCATCCACCAAATGGAGATGGAGAGGATCCGCTATGTCCTCAGCAGCTACTTGCGGTGTCGCCTCATGAAGGTTTGACGTGGAGATACCTGGAGGGATTGAGACAGCGCAGTCTGTAATGTAGACTGAATGTCCTGGGGAGAACTTGGGCTGGGGCCCAGGAGGGTCCAGGACCTGAAGATGCTGCTAAGAGCCCAATATCCGTGTAGCTAAAGTGTAAGGAGGGTGAGAGATTGCTCCGCGGAAGCACAGAGGAACGTGTGTTGCCCACTGCGGGGACACCGCACACATTTTTAGTCTGTTCACCTGCCGAGTGAGTGGTGCCCCCTTGCGTTACAGCATGGCGGTGCTGAAGGGAGAGTTGCTGGCATTGGTCAATAGGGAATGCTGACTAGAGGAGAAATTGTTTCCAAAATTTTGTCTGTCAGATGGCCAACGTCAGTGTCAAATGAACCAGGATGACTTACATTCACCTACAGCTTTGTGGCTATCTAACTTGCAAAAATGAAattgcaggccaggcgtggtggctcacacctgtaatcccagcactttgggagtctaggcaggtggatcacctgaggtcaggagtttgagaccagcctgaccaacaaggtgaaaccccatctctactaaaaataaaaaaattgccaggcgtggtggcaggtgcctgtagtcccagctacttgggaggctgagacaggagaattgcttgaacccaggaggtggaggttgcagtgagccgagatcgtgccactgcactccagcctgggcgacaaagcgagactccgcctcaaaaaaaaaaagaaaagaaattgtaaaaCATTCCTATTTTATAACTCTGAGAAATTCTTACTTCcttgacatttcttttcatttggttCTATGTGTCTCTTtagttattacaaataaaataaattatctcttCTACATGAGAATGCTTCAGCTATCTGAAGACTGCCCACAGTCTCCTCGAAGTCTTCTCTCAGGCACACATTTTAGCCATTTGAACCATTTACTCTCCTGGTCTCTTCTCTAAAAGGGTTCTTGTTTGTCTCTATCCTTCTTAAGTTACAGTATCTTAAACTAAACACAGTATCCCAGTTGTAGTTTGACCAAGtttgtgaaaaacagaatgatcaTTTCTCTTATTCTGGTTATTAAGCTGGTAGTAATGCCAACCACATCACATTAGCATATTTATCACATTAGCATATTGACAGGTACGCTCCCTGAGCTCATTCTTCACTCACGTGGACGCTAACCCCTTTTAAGATGATAATTACCCCATCCAGTCACTGTCCTCTACTTGTATGGCTTAGGTTTTGGCTCCTTAAGTGTCGGGCTTGATACTTATCTCTCTTAAGCTTTATCTTATTAAACTGGGCCATTTCCCTTGTCTCTGGATCCTGATCTTGTCACCTAATGTATTAGCTGTCTCTTAATACTTTATGTCACCAGCCCCCtcgtttttttatttgtttggttatggtttttttttgacggagtctcactctgttgctcaggctggagtgcagtggcgcgatctcagctcactgcaaccttcgcccccgggttgaagtgattctgttccctcagccttccaagtagctgggattacatgcccctgccaccatgcccagctgatttttagaggacacagggtttcaccatgttggccaggctgatctcaaactcctgacctcaggtgatcaacagccacctcggcctcccaaagtgctgggattacagacatgagctactgtgcctggcccacataaGGTTTTTGATGACATGCTTAACCAAAGCTGGTGAtgaccagctgggtgcagtggctcacgcctgtaatcccagcactttgggaggccaaggcaggtggatcacctgaggtcaggagtttgagaccagcctggacaacatggtgaaaccccatctctactaaaaatacaaaaatcatttggatgtggtggtgggtgcctgtaatcccagctacttggggggctgaggccggagaatcacttgaacccgagagttggaggttgcagtgagttgagattgcaccactgcattccagcctggacaacacaatgagactccatctcaaaaaaaaaaaaaaaaccttatgtgATTATTAATTGGACTGTGGCGAGGGTCTTTCACCAAAGACTGCCCTACAGTTTGACATCTACCCACTGAGTCAGCATTCTTTGTTCAGCCACTTAGGAGTCTCCCAATCCAAGCTGTCCCCCAGCTCCAGGTCCATAGCTTGCCTGCAAGGGTGTCTCAGAGACGTTGTCCTGTGTCTTATGATGTGCCTCTCCACCCACCCTATCCCACCTCCGGGCCACATGTCCTTCCTCGGGAGGGTTGTGTAAACCCTGTTTATGTTAACCACATCCTTCTCTTTGACTTTTGCCGATGTTTTCATGAAGATTTTGCTTTATCCTCACAGATAGAGAAGTTTTTCCCTCATGTCCTTGAGAAGGAGAAAACACGTCCTGAGGGGGAGCCTTCCAGCCTCTCGCCGGAAGAGTTGGCCTTTGccagagagtgagtgagtgagccGTTGGCGTGGGGCACCTGGCTGGTTCAGCATGAGGCCTGTCCTAGAGGCCTGCGTGCTGCTGCCTGCTAACCTTGGACGTCCATCAGCTGTGCACACCACAGTGATTTGAATCCGTGTCTTTCAGGTTCATGGCGAACACAGAGTCCTATCTGAAAAATGTCGCCTTGAAGCACATGCCCCCTAACTTACAGAAGGTGGACCTCTTTCGGGCAGGTAAACAGGACATTCTCCCTGCAGGTGGCCCACCCATCCTCAGGTGTTCCAGGGTAGGATCCTTTCTTCACTGTTTTTACCCAAATACGAAAAAATAAGTATGTAGATAAACAGAAAGAGGAAGGGTTCTagctaaaaaccaaaaaaatcacGGAAAGCAGATCCAATGGTAGGCATTTGAGCATTGCTTCCTTGGTCCCTGGGGTGGGCTGAGCCCCATGACTGCACTGGTGCTTGTAGACTCAGGCATGGAGCCGCGTTCACCTTTAGTAGCCATCTGCTGAGCCTCTGCGAGGTGCTGGCAGCCCCGAGTACCAGCGCTGCAGAGCCTACACCAACATTGCCCCTGCTGAGAGGGGCTGGCGGTCTTTTCATCACAGGTCCCAGAATGCACAGGGCCCATCTAGCTGGAGGGGAGGGCTGAAACGAGGCTAGGTAGACCTCCAGTGAGTCACTGTGGCCTCAGAAGAGGGAGCAGGTTGGAGGGtgtggagagaggagggaggggagccaGGGAAGGGGAGCTTGGCCAGAGCCCCTCCTCGGGCCTCTTCACACCGGCCCCTGAGGGCTGCTGAGCAAGGAAAGGGAGGTATAGGCAGAGCCCTCAACGTCGGATCAACCCAGCGGGGGCCCCTGGCTTACAGGATAAAGCCCATATTCCTCAGTGTTTCACAGTGTACCAGATCCAAGCAAGACCTCCTCAGGCAAAATTGCCACATCAAATCAAACGAGCTCCAGTACACCCGAGCCCTGGAAATTCATCTCTGCCCAGCCTGTGCTAGGGCTGGGGGCCACACGGCCACCCCTGCGGTGGTGGAACAGGGTCTTAGTCCCTTTGGGCtgctcacagttatggaggctgggaagtccaggatccAGGCGCCCACAGATTCAGTGTCTGCCAAGAGcctgttcctcatagatggcGCCTTCCATATGTCCtcacagagaagggaaggggcaAGGGGCAAGCAGACTCTCAGGCTACTTTTATAAGATCACTAATCCTAGTCTCTGTGTGTCCtagtcccctccctcccccccacttttttttttgtttgtttgttttttgctttttattttttgagacaaggtcttgctcagttgccccagctggagtacaTTGAtgctgtcatagctcactgcagccttgaactcctgggctcaagcgatcttcccacctcagcttcccaagtagctggaactacaggcatgtgccaccatgcttggctattatttttaaaaattttttgtagagacagaatcttgctatgttgcataggctggtctcaaactcctggcctcaattgatcctccagcctcagcctctcaaaatgctgagatcacaggcatgagccactgtgcctggcctattctcttcttataagacaccagtcagattggattagggcccacactACTGGCCTCACTTTCACTTAATTGCCTCTTTAAAAGCCCTGTTTCCAAATACAATCCCACGCtgaagtactgggggttagggcttcagcgTATGAATTTTGCAGGGACACAGTGTAGCCCATAACACCAGGAGCAAGTCAGACCCATACCAGACTTGTGGAACCCTGAATTGGTCATTTTGCTGAGGCTGCCTGAGGAAGACAAAAGGCCCAATCCATGTCCAGTTTCCTCCCTTGTCAGCCACTCTGTCTGCATCTTAGAAGAGTAGGAATGGGCTGGGCTCCTCTCTCAACCCTGAGTGTGCCATACCATTCTTCCCAGCAGCTTTtactttgttgactttgttggCCGAGCATTTCCTAATCACATTGTTGTTTTCCTGGCAGTTCCCAAACCAGATCTAGATTCTTACGTGTTTCTGAGAGTGAGAGAACGACAAGAAAACATACTGGTAGAACCAGACACAGATGAGCAGAGGTGAGTGGCGTGCATCTTTCACAGTGGGCACGTTCCTCCCGATGGAGGGCCAGCCGAGCTCTGCAGGCAAATGTGTTTCCCTTTTTTTCAGGGACTACGTGATTGACCTGGAGAAGGGCTCACAGCACTTGATCCGATACAAAACCATTGCACCTCTGGTTGCATCTGGAGCTGTCCAGCTAATTTAAAACTAGGCATAAACAGCCAgatgtgggggctcacgcctgtaatcccagcactttgggaggccaaggcgggcggatcatgaggtcaggagtttgagaccaaccggaccaacatggtgaaaccccatctttactaaaaatacaaaataattagccgggtgcggtggtgtgcacctgtaatcccagctactcaggaggctggggcaggggaatcgcttgaacctgggagcaggaggttgcagtgagctgaggtcgtgccattgcactccagcctgggtggcagcaagactttgtctcaaaaaacaaaacaacaacaacaacaaaaaactaggcATAaactcatgaggtcaggagatcaagaccatcctggctaacacggtgaaaccccatctctactaaaaatataaaaaattagccaggcatggtggcgggcccagctactcaggaggctgaggcaggagaatggcgtgaacccgggagctggagcttgcagtgagccaagatcgtgccattgcactctagcctgggcgacagagcgagactccatttccaaaaaaaaaaaaaaaacaccacacacactagGCGTAAACAAGAATGAAGACCTGGAACCCTAGAGAAAATACTAGAAACCCTTCATATCACGTTGTGCCTGAGGACAATAATAAAGTAGTTCACTAGGCATCAGACATTCCTCAGCAGTGCTGTGGGTCACGGGCGTGAAGAGGAGCTCGAGGCAGGATTGCTTGCGTTGCTGCATGTCCTATCTGCTGTTTTAGCCCGTGTCAGTAGATGGGGCCATTGTACTGTTTGTTCTGCACACTTGGAGCAGCAGAGGCTCTCAGCACGCCTTTTCCTTTTGTAGTATTTTCTGAGCTAAGGAAAGCCAAGCAGAAGTAGTTTATAAGAAGGCATCACTGCCTGTGATCGGGGCTGCATTTAGCCCTGACCTGATAATGGTAGGAGAGTTCATTTAGCCTTTCTGCTGGGAAGATTGTAAATAGATTAAAGAAAACAGCTGTGGCCTTCTCCCGTCATACATCATTAGACTGTGTAAACTAACATTTTAGAACCTCTGATATTGGGCTTAAAACCAATTTCTGTCATGCTTAACTGAAAAGCACCTCTAAACCAATAAACCATTATTAAATTTCCATTCTGCGGCAGAAGGCACCTCTGGACAGCTCCCGGCTTGTAGTCTAATGAAGTATGTGCTCCCTGCTGTTAACCTGCAGCCCTCCCCAACTCTCTAGCAGCTTTGCCAAGTCAGCCTCCGGGCCATCTGGCTGTCCTTGGCCAAGGCACTGTTAACAGAGTGACGTTAACCATCTTGTATTGTGACCTGTGGCCGCTTTTCTGGTTTAAGTTCTTCACATTTTCAAGAGGAATGGGAGAAATTAATGTGCGTGCAGAGTCTCAGTGATGCCGGAAGGAAGGATGTATAGGCAGTGAATGA contains these protein-coding regions:
- the GINS4 gene encoding DNA replication complex GINS protein SLD5 isoform X1 translates to MTEELDFLGQDSDGGSEEVVLTPAELIERLEQAWMNEKFAPELLESKPEIVECVMEQLEHMEENLRRAKREDLKVSIHQMEMERIRYVLSSYLRCRLMKIEKFFPHVLEKEKTRPEGEPSSLSPEELAFAREFMANTESYLKNVALKHMPPNLQKVDLFRAVPKPDLDSYVFLRVRERQENILVEPDTDEQRDYVIDLEKGSQHLIRYKTIAPLVASGAVQLI
- the GINS4 gene encoding DNA replication complex GINS protein SLD5 isoform X2, which codes for MTEELDFLGQDSDGGSEEVVLTPAELIERLEQAWMNEKFAPELLESKPEIVECVMEQLEHMEENLRRAKREDLKVSIHQMEMERIRYVLSSYLRCRLMKIEKFFPHVLEKEKTRPEGEPSSLSPEELAFAREFMANTESYLKNVALKHMPPNLQKVDLFRAVPKPDLDSYVFLRVRERQENILVEPDTDEQRHCCPQPPDE